From Candidatus Binataceae bacterium:
GACCGAAGCGCGGGCGCCCAGATCGTGGAGCCGCTTCGCCATCGCCGCAATGTCCTTGCAGACTTCCGCATGCACCGAGACTGAATTCGCGCCCGCTTTCACGAAAACCTCCACATACCGCTCCGGGTTTTCGATCATCAGATGCGCATCCAGCGGTAGTCTGGTTACCTTGCGCAACGATTCCAGAACCGGAACTCCGATCGACAGGTTGGGCACGAAGTGCCCGTCCATGACGTCGAAGTGGATCATGTCGGCGCCCGCGCGCTCGACCTCGGCGACCTCGTCTCCCAGGCGCGCAAAGTCGGCCGAGAGGACGGACGGGGCGATCTTGTCTTCGCGATCCATGCGCACAAGATACCGTCAGCGACCCGCAGCCGGAATCATTGACGTTTGTCTCCGCCCTTGTCGGCGCCTTCCAGCATCTTGAATAAATCTTGGTAATGCTTCGGCATGGTGACTGTCCCGCGCATCGCGACCGGAATCGGGTAGCGCACGCCGCCGCGCTGGGTCCCATCAAGGCCCTTCAGAAGTTCGTCGACAAAATCCC
This genomic window contains:
- the rpe gene encoding ribulose-phosphate 3-epimerase, with amino-acid sequence MDREDKIAPSVLSADFARLGDEVAEVERAGADMIHFDVMDGHFVPNLSIGVPVLESLRKVTRLPLDAHLMIENPERYVEVFVKAGANSVSVHAEVCKDIAAMAKRLHDLGARASVGINPETDVQRVLPFAAHLDMILIMSVHPGFGGQEFIPEALEKLRVVRRELDRLALKVDIEIDGGVKLDNIAEVKAAGANVFVSGSGIFGQSDYRKVVKEMRDLIAHAPVKA